In Hamadaea flava, a genomic segment contains:
- a CDS encoding cation-translocating P-type ATPase, producing MTVTAPQIIGLTSAEAAARRDRDGPNEVARPRPRHLVARILDQLRDPLVLLLLAAVVVTIALGDLPDTAIIALVVVLNTTIGVVQQVRADHAIAALDTLSAPTARVVRDGHDVVVPAAQLVREDWVRLEAGDIVPADLVVAYAHRCQVDEAVLTGESMPVVREPGDELLSGTVLVTGRAEGPVRRTGADSALGRIASLARGAKAGPTPLQRRLAGLGRLLGAAIVAVSVMVAVLGVLAGRPVVTMALVAVSLVVAAVPESLPAVVTLALALGARRIARHQAIPRNLHAVETLGSVTVLASDKTGTVTEGRMAVRRAIAEDIAYEVHGAGYEPIGVVVPDPGPPLRELARAGLLCSDAALLPPDDDHPQWYAVGDPVEAALVAFAARCGLDPHQQRAAYPRVAERPFDQAARRMTTVHKRGDSYYTVCKGAPETVLTAPVVTGDVERLRRAAADLAAQGLRVVAVAAGQSEDRIDAADPRGLWPLGVIGIGDPLRAGASHTAGTFGQAGVRMMLITGDHPNTAAAIAQQLGLWHEGDGVGTGDHPEQANEVQVFARTRPEQKIDIITALQSHGEVVAMTGDGVNDAPALRRADIGVAMGGGTEVARQAADLVLVDDNLDTVTAAIGEGRRVYDNIRRFLRYGLAGGVAELLVMLAGPFLGLAVPLLPGQILWINLLTHGLPGVALGAEPAEPDVLTRPPRPPGEQVLGEGLGRTILAVGTLLAVVSAGLAVFAANAGLPWQSMLFVTLGLAQLGVALAVRARRDRAHRWANPGLLLAVGISALAQIGGVLAEPLRVLLRTEPLTGTQLLLCAAVAALPGLLLWAVNRRRGRRA from the coding sequence GTGACCGTCACCGCGCCGCAGATCATCGGGCTGACCAGCGCCGAAGCGGCGGCCCGGCGAGACCGCGACGGGCCGAACGAGGTCGCCCGGCCCCGGCCACGCCACCTGGTCGCCCGGATCCTCGACCAGCTGCGCGATCCGCTCGTGCTGTTGCTGCTGGCTGCGGTGGTCGTCACGATCGCCCTGGGCGACCTGCCCGACACCGCGATCATCGCCCTGGTCGTCGTGCTCAACACGACCATCGGCGTGGTCCAGCAGGTCCGCGCGGACCACGCGATCGCGGCCCTGGACACCTTGTCCGCGCCGACCGCGCGGGTGGTCCGCGACGGTCACGACGTGGTCGTTCCCGCTGCCCAACTCGTACGCGAGGACTGGGTGCGGCTGGAGGCAGGCGATATCGTCCCGGCGGACCTGGTCGTCGCGTACGCGCATCGCTGCCAAGTCGACGAGGCGGTGCTGACCGGCGAGTCGATGCCGGTCGTCCGGGAGCCCGGCGACGAGCTGCTGTCCGGCACCGTCCTGGTCACCGGCCGGGCCGAGGGACCGGTACGGCGTACCGGGGCGGACAGTGCGCTGGGCCGGATCGCGTCGCTGGCTCGTGGGGCCAAGGCGGGCCCGACGCCGTTGCAGCGGCGGCTGGCTGGACTCGGGCGGCTGCTGGGTGCGGCGATCGTGGCGGTGAGCGTGATGGTGGCCGTCCTCGGTGTGCTCGCCGGCCGGCCCGTCGTCACGATGGCGCTCGTCGCGGTGAGCCTGGTCGTGGCGGCCGTGCCGGAGTCGCTGCCCGCCGTGGTGACCCTCGCGCTCGCGCTCGGCGCCCGGCGCATCGCCCGGCATCAGGCCATTCCGCGGAATCTGCATGCGGTGGAGACCTTGGGTTCGGTGACCGTGTTGGCCTCCGACAAGACCGGCACCGTCACCGAAGGCCGGATGGCGGTCCGGCGGGCCATCGCCGAAGACATCGCGTACGAGGTGCACGGCGCGGGCTATGAGCCGATCGGCGTGGTGGTGCCCGACCCCGGGCCGCCGCTGCGGGAGCTGGCACGCGCCGGGCTCCTGTGCTCGGATGCGGCACTGCTGCCGCCGGACGACGACCATCCACAGTGGTACGCGGTGGGCGATCCGGTGGAGGCGGCGCTCGTCGCGTTCGCGGCCCGCTGTGGTCTGGATCCGCACCAGCAGCGGGCGGCGTACCCACGGGTGGCGGAGCGCCCGTTCGACCAGGCCGCCCGGCGGATGACGACCGTGCACAAGCGCGGCGACAGTTACTACACCGTCTGCAAGGGCGCGCCGGAGACGGTGCTGACGGCGCCCGTGGTCACCGGAGACGTCGAGCGTCTCCGGCGGGCCGCCGCCGACTTGGCCGCACAGGGACTGCGGGTGGTCGCCGTCGCGGCCGGGCAATCCGAGGACCGCATCGACGCTGCCGATCCGCGTGGGCTGTGGCCGCTGGGCGTCATCGGCATCGGCGACCCGTTGCGGGCCGGGGCGAGCCACACCGCCGGCACGTTCGGCCAAGCCGGCGTACGCATGATGCTGATCACCGGCGATCATCCGAACACCGCCGCCGCCATCGCGCAGCAGCTGGGCCTGTGGCACGAAGGCGACGGCGTCGGCACCGGCGACCATCCCGAGCAGGCGAACGAGGTGCAGGTCTTCGCGCGTACGCGGCCGGAGCAGAAGATCGACATCATCACCGCGTTGCAGAGCCACGGCGAGGTCGTCGCGATGACCGGCGACGGGGTGAACGACGCGCCCGCGTTGCGCCGCGCGGACATCGGCGTGGCGATGGGCGGCGGGACCGAGGTCGCCCGGCAGGCGGCGGACCTCGTCCTGGTCGACGACAACCTGGACACGGTGACGGCCGCGATCGGCGAGGGCCGGCGCGTGTACGACAACATCCGCCGGTTCCTGCGCTACGGCCTGGCCGGGGGAGTGGCCGAGCTGCTCGTCATGCTCGCCGGGCCGTTCCTGGGACTGGCCGTGCCGCTGCTGCCCGGCCAGATCCTGTGGATCAACCTGCTCACCCATGGGCTGCCCGGCGTCGCGCTCGGGGCGGAACCGGCCGAGCCGGACGTGCTGACCCGGCCGCCGCGGCCGCCGGGCGAGCAGGTTCTCGGTGAGGGCCTGGGCCGGACGATCTTGGCCGTCGGCACGCTCTTGGCGGTCGTGTCGGCCGGGCTCGCGGTGTTCGCCGCCAACGCCGGGCTGCCCTGGCAGAGCATGCTGTTCGTGACCCTGGGGCTGGCGCAGCTCGGGGTCGCCCTCGCGGTCCGGGCCCGGCGCGACCGTGCTCACCGGTGGGCCAACCCGGGGCTGCTGCTGGCCGTCGGGATCTCCGCGCTCGCCCAGATCGGCGGGGTGCTGGCCGAGCCGCTGCGGGTGCTGCTGCGCACGGAACCGCTCACGGGTACGCAACTGCTGCTGTGCGCGGCCGTGGCAGCGCTGCCAGGGCTGCTGTTGTGGGCGGTGAACCGCCGACGAGGTCGCCGGGCCTGA
- the mgtA gene encoding magnesium-translocating P-type ATPase — MIATDSDTASGGRPQPWSLDVQRSAAMSAADVLSVLDSGRDGIGDAEADRRRAIVGPNAVRTHRVSGWAVLVRQLRSALLALLLVAATVSFLVGQRTDAVVIGVIMAISVGLGFLNEYRAERAGAALHDRIRHRAVVVRSGQAREADVTELVPGDVVRLELGQIVPADLRLLETTGLTCDEAMLTGESVPVHKSADVPAAESGLGELSSCVLMGTVVRAGSATGVVVATGPRTAFGRIAVGLGRRHPPTEFQVGLARFSTLLARVAAVLTTMIFVINLTLHRPILDAILFSLAIAVGITPQLLPAIVTTSLATGTRRLARRRVLVKCLVCVEDLGNIEVLFTDKTGTLTAGALALEESLAVDGRPAQLPLLYGLLANEATVSPGALAGGNALDQALWRSPDAAAQPVADYQRWDSVPFDHERRRTSVLVDGPDGRTLIVKGAPEEILARCQGELDPARKVLDQKLTAGGRVIAVAARPAPGASTIGPDDEHDLTLVGVLVLSDPPKSEAAEALARLAQLGVAVKVVTGDHPAVAGHVCRQVGLPVAGVVAGRQLAGIDDDALPALIAATTVFARVSPEDKARLVRVQRLAGRDVAFLGDGVNDALALHSADVGVSVDSGADVARDAADVLLLDKDLGVLADGVTEGRRIFANTVKYVLMGTSSNFGNMFSAAGASAFLPFLPMLPGQILLNNLLYDVSQIAIPTDRVDPEQLARPAHWDLREIRRFMLTFGPLSSIFDFLTFAILLSVLHAGATEFRTGWFVESVATQTLIVFVIRTHASPFWRSRPSLALVLSAAAAVTVAWSIPYSPLAGALGFTALPPVFLGVVVVLVAVYLALVETTKRSLFAASDLRSTTAQRVRPSHERRQHRRAARFTTR, encoded by the coding sequence GTGATCGCGACCGACTCGGACACGGCTTCGGGTGGGCGACCGCAGCCGTGGTCATTGGACGTTCAGCGTTCGGCCGCGATGTCGGCTGCGGACGTGCTGAGCGTGCTCGACAGCGGACGGGACGGGATCGGCGACGCCGAAGCCGACCGGCGGCGGGCGATCGTCGGGCCGAACGCGGTGCGTACGCACCGGGTGTCGGGCTGGGCCGTGCTGGTCCGGCAACTGCGCTCCGCCCTGCTGGCGCTGCTGCTGGTCGCGGCCACGGTGTCGTTCCTCGTGGGCCAGCGGACCGACGCCGTGGTGATCGGCGTCATCATGGCGATCAGCGTCGGACTCGGCTTCCTCAACGAGTATCGAGCCGAACGGGCCGGCGCTGCCTTGCACGATCGCATCCGGCATCGCGCCGTCGTCGTCCGGTCCGGACAGGCGCGGGAGGCCGACGTGACCGAGCTGGTTCCCGGCGACGTCGTACGCCTGGAGCTGGGCCAGATCGTCCCCGCCGACCTGCGGCTGCTGGAAACCACCGGCCTCACGTGCGACGAAGCGATGTTGACCGGCGAATCCGTGCCCGTCCACAAGAGCGCCGACGTCCCGGCGGCCGAGTCCGGGCTCGGCGAACTGTCGTCGTGCGTGCTGATGGGCACTGTCGTGCGGGCCGGGTCGGCGACCGGGGTCGTGGTGGCGACCGGACCCCGGACCGCGTTCGGGCGGATCGCGGTGGGACTCGGCCGACGGCATCCGCCCACCGAGTTCCAAGTCGGTCTGGCCCGATTCTCGACGCTGCTCGCCCGGGTCGCCGCAGTGCTCACGACGATGATCTTCGTCATCAACCTGACGCTCCACCGGCCGATTCTCGACGCGATCTTGTTCAGCCTCGCCATCGCGGTCGGCATCACGCCGCAGCTGTTGCCGGCGATCGTCACGACCAGCCTGGCGACCGGGACCCGGCGACTGGCCCGGCGGCGGGTGCTGGTCAAGTGCCTGGTCTGTGTGGAGGACCTCGGCAACATCGAGGTCTTGTTCACCGACAAGACCGGCACATTGACCGCCGGCGCCCTCGCCCTGGAGGAGAGCCTGGCCGTGGACGGCCGCCCGGCACAGCTGCCGCTGCTGTACGGGCTGCTGGCGAACGAGGCGACGGTGTCGCCGGGTGCGCTGGCCGGGGGTAACGCGCTCGACCAGGCGCTGTGGCGGTCGCCGGACGCCGCGGCCCAGCCGGTCGCCGACTATCAGCGCTGGGATTCGGTGCCGTTCGATCACGAGCGTCGCCGGACCAGCGTCCTCGTGGACGGGCCGGACGGCCGGACGCTCATCGTCAAGGGCGCGCCGGAGGAGATCCTGGCCCGCTGCCAGGGCGAGCTGGACCCGGCCCGGAAGGTGCTCGATCAGAAGCTGACCGCCGGTGGGCGGGTGATCGCGGTCGCGGCGCGGCCCGCCCCCGGGGCGTCGACGATCGGTCCGGACGACGAGCACGACCTCACTCTCGTGGGCGTACTCGTGCTGTCAGACCCGCCCAAATCGGAGGCGGCCGAGGCTCTGGCCCGGCTCGCTCAGCTCGGCGTCGCGGTCAAGGTCGTCACCGGCGATCATCCGGCCGTCGCCGGCCACGTCTGCCGCCAGGTCGGCCTGCCGGTCGCCGGAGTGGTCGCCGGCAGGCAGCTCGCCGGGATCGACGACGACGCGCTGCCCGCGCTCATCGCGGCCACCACCGTCTTCGCGCGGGTCAGCCCCGAGGACAAGGCCCGGCTGGTACGCGTACAGCGGCTGGCGGGTCGCGACGTCGCGTTCCTGGGTGACGGGGTCAACGACGCGCTCGCTTTGCACAGTGCGGACGTCGGGGTCTCCGTCGACAGTGGAGCGGACGTGGCCCGCGACGCCGCGGATGTTCTGTTGCTGGACAAGGATCTCGGCGTCCTGGCCGACGGGGTGACCGAAGGCCGGCGCATCTTCGCCAACACGGTCAAGTATGTGCTGATGGGGACGTCGTCGAACTTCGGCAACATGTTCTCCGCCGCCGGGGCATCGGCCTTTCTGCCGTTCCTGCCGATGTTGCCGGGCCAGATTCTGCTCAACAATCTGCTCTACGACGTCTCGCAGATCGCCATCCCGACCGACCGAGTCGATCCCGAGCAGCTGGCCCGCCCGGCGCACTGGGATCTGCGGGAGATCCGCCGGTTCATGCTGACCTTCGGGCCGCTGTCGTCGATCTTCGACTTCTTGACGTTCGCGATCCTGCTCAGCGTCCTGCACGCCGGGGCGACCGAGTTCCGCACCGGCTGGTTCGTCGAATCGGTCGCCACGCAGACGCTGATCGTCTTCGTCATCCGTACCCACGCCAGCCCGTTCTGGCGCAGCCGGCCCAGCCTCGCGCTCGTGCTGTCGGCGGCAGCGGCGGTCACGGTCGCGTGGTCGATCCCGTATTCGCCGCTCGCCGGGGCGCTCGGCTTCACCGCGCTGCCCCCGGTGTTCCTCGGCGTGGTCGTCGTCCTCGTCGCCGTCTACCTGGCTCTCGTCGAGACGACCAAACGGAGCCTGTTCGCGGCGAGCGATCTACGCAGCACGACGGCGCAGCGCGTACGCCCATCGCACGAACGACGGCAGCACCGCCGCGCCGCCCGGTTCACCACACGGTGA
- a CDS encoding cyclic nucleotide-binding domain-containing protein, whose amino-acid sequence MIETTYLTLRSHPFLTGLSDRQLDRLSMWGYTTMFHRDSRLFAEGGRADRFWLVDDGHVRLSTNVPGRGEVVVETLGPGSVIGWSWLFPPYRWQFTGTAEDVVHAVALDGPGVRELCAADPALGYELMRRFTGVIAERLSHTRARLLAVEPAGEPAAIEPEPAS is encoded by the coding sequence ATGATCGAGACGACGTATCTCACGCTGCGGTCCCACCCGTTCCTGACCGGTCTGTCGGACCGGCAACTCGACCGGCTGTCGATGTGGGGCTACACCACCATGTTCCACCGGGACAGCCGCCTGTTCGCCGAGGGCGGGCGCGCCGACCGGTTCTGGCTCGTCGACGACGGTCACGTCCGGCTGAGCACCAACGTCCCTGGTCGCGGCGAGGTCGTCGTGGAGACCCTCGGCCCTGGCTCGGTCATCGGCTGGTCCTGGCTGTTTCCGCCATACCGGTGGCAGTTCACCGGCACCGCCGAAGACGTGGTGCACGCGGTGGCGCTGGACGGGCCGGGCGTACGCGAACTGTGCGCGGCCGACCCCGCGCTCGGCTATGAGCTGATGCGGCGGTTCACCGGCGTCATCGCCGAACGGCTCAGCCACACCCGGGCCCGGCTGCTGGCCGTCGAACCCGCTGGAGAGCCGGCTGCGATCGAGCCCGAGCCTGCCTCGTAA
- a CDS encoding universal stress protein encodes MSSTTPVPPVVAGVDGSPSSLAAARYAAHLAELRDAPLSLVYGFEIPVYGYLPVAVADRYYLDDQAMRADAETMLAAVVKQLTDDHPGLADISARAVTGGGAAVLLEESRHAQLTVVGCRGLGGFTELLLGSVSAQVSAHAHGPVVVVRPPVTDGETPAEPVDGPIVVGVDSSPGAQIALKWAVDEARRRNTSIIAVYAFPIGRDEPYFEVRQDEAVAEQILFDAVSPWLHQPGVTIETRTVAAQHVEKAMIDQTIGAGLTVVGGRGGGGFTGLLLGSVSRALVHHAHGPVAVIHPAR; translated from the coding sequence ATGTCCAGCACCACCCCCGTTCCCCCGGTCGTCGCCGGTGTCGACGGCTCACCGTCCAGCCTGGCCGCCGCCCGGTACGCCGCCCACCTGGCCGAACTGCGCGACGCGCCGCTGTCGCTGGTCTACGGGTTCGAGATCCCGGTCTACGGATACCTCCCCGTCGCGGTCGCCGATCGGTACTACCTCGACGACCAGGCGATGCGTGCTGACGCCGAGACGATGCTGGCCGCAGTGGTCAAGCAGCTGACGGACGATCATCCGGGGCTGGCCGACATCAGCGCCCGCGCCGTCACCGGCGGCGGCGCGGCAGTGCTGCTCGAAGAGTCCCGCCACGCCCAGCTGACCGTGGTCGGCTGCCGCGGACTGGGCGGGTTCACCGAACTCCTGCTCGGCTCGGTGTCCGCACAGGTCTCCGCGCACGCCCACGGTCCGGTCGTCGTCGTACGCCCACCGGTCACCGACGGCGAGACCCCGGCCGAACCGGTGGACGGCCCGATCGTGGTCGGTGTGGACAGTTCCCCGGGTGCGCAGATCGCCCTGAAGTGGGCCGTCGACGAGGCCCGCCGACGGAACACCTCGATCATCGCCGTGTACGCCTTCCCCATCGGCCGCGACGAACCCTACTTCGAGGTGCGGCAGGACGAGGCGGTCGCCGAGCAGATCCTGTTCGACGCGGTCAGCCCGTGGCTGCACCAGCCCGGCGTGACCATCGAGACGCGTACCGTGGCCGCGCAGCACGTCGAGAAGGCGATGATCGACCAGACGATCGGAGCCGGGTTGACCGTCGTCGGCGGCCGGGGCGGCGGCGGGTTCACCGGGCTGCTGCTCGGCTCGGTCAGCCGGGCCCTCGTGCACCACGCGCACGGACCGGTCGCCGTCATCCACCCAGCCCGATAG
- a CDS encoding Acg family FMN-binding oxidoreductase encodes MRTIGPADGRTLRVAAQVALNAPSIFNTQPWRWVVQEHSMQLWADRARQLLVADPDGRLLTVSCGAALHHARVALAVAGHAADVRTLPDPAEPDLLAEVRLGDAADPATEDRAAYAAISQRRTDRRAFTGQPVPVEVIQRLIALAERQGAHLAVLRGGEIDDLAILTARAAELQFADPAYRHELAAWTADAPKAPANGSGVPSETAVSPSPRRVPVREFAPSGVGTLDPGDEGDAGTLYTVLFTDEDTPPAWLHAGQALSALLLGATAAGLAASPISDVTEHTLTRERLRHVLAGIGAPQLALRVGYAPDGTPPASPRRRLGEVVNLSS; translated from the coding sequence ATGAGGACCATCGGACCGGCGGACGGCCGCACCCTGCGGGTGGCGGCACAGGTCGCCCTCAACGCCCCGTCCATCTTCAACACGCAGCCGTGGCGATGGGTCGTCCAGGAGCACTCGATGCAGCTGTGGGCGGACCGCGCCCGGCAGCTGCTCGTCGCCGATCCCGACGGCCGGCTGCTGACCGTCAGCTGCGGCGCCGCCCTGCACCACGCGAGAGTCGCGCTGGCCGTCGCCGGTCACGCCGCCGACGTGCGTACGCTGCCTGATCCCGCCGAGCCCGATCTGCTGGCCGAGGTGCGCCTCGGCGACGCCGCCGATCCGGCCACCGAGGACCGGGCCGCGTACGCCGCCATCTCGCAGCGGCGCACGGATCGGCGGGCGTTTACCGGCCAGCCGGTGCCCGTGGAGGTCATCCAGCGGCTGATCGCCCTGGCCGAACGCCAAGGCGCCCATCTGGCGGTGCTCCGCGGCGGCGAGATCGACGATCTGGCCATCCTCACGGCCCGCGCGGCGGAACTGCAGTTCGCCGATCCGGCGTACCGGCACGAGCTGGCGGCCTGGACCGCCGACGCGCCGAAGGCTCCGGCCAACGGATCCGGTGTGCCGTCGGAGACGGCCGTGTCGCCGTCGCCCCGCCGGGTCCCGGTACGCGAATTCGCCCCATCCGGCGTCGGCACGCTCGACCCCGGCGACGAGGGCGACGCCGGAACCCTGTACACGGTGCTGTTCACCGACGAGGACACCCCGCCGGCCTGGCTGCACGCCGGTCAGGCGCTCTCGGCGCTGCTGCTCGGCGCCACCGCGGCCGGTCTCGCCGCTTCCCCGATCAGCGACGTCACCGAGCACACCCTGACCCGCGAACGGCTGCGGCACGTGCTGGCCGGGATCGGCGCGCCCCAGCTGGCGCTACGCGTCGGCTACGCGCCCGACGGAACACCACCGGCCAGCCCACGCCGCCGGCTGGGTGAGGTCGTCAACCTGTCGAGCTGA
- a CDS encoding response regulator produces the protein MIRVFLLDDHEVVRRGLRELLEAQGDIEVIGEAGLATEAAHRAPALRPDVAILDARLPDGSGIDAAREIRSVDPSIQVLILTSYEDDEALFAAIMAGAAGYVLKQIKGTDLVDAVRRVADGQSLLDPAVTARVLERIRNPQREPAQLRGLTEQERKILDFIADGLTNRQIAAQMFLAEKTVKNYVSSLLAKLGLERRTQAAVLATKLREGGH, from the coding sequence ATGATCCGGGTGTTCCTCCTCGACGACCACGAGGTCGTCCGGCGCGGCCTGCGCGAACTGTTGGAGGCGCAGGGCGACATCGAGGTGATCGGCGAGGCCGGTTTGGCGACCGAGGCCGCACACCGGGCCCCCGCGCTGCGTCCGGACGTGGCGATCCTGGACGCGCGGCTGCCTGACGGCAGCGGCATCGACGCGGCTCGTGAGATCCGTTCGGTCGACCCGAGCATCCAGGTGCTCATCCTCACCTCCTACGAGGACGACGAGGCGCTGTTCGCGGCGATCATGGCCGGAGCCGCCGGATACGTGCTCAAGCAGATCAAGGGCACCGACCTGGTCGACGCCGTCCGGCGGGTCGCCGATGGACAGTCGCTGCTGGACCCGGCGGTCACCGCGCGCGTCCTGGAGCGCATCCGCAACCCGCAACGGGAGCCGGCCCAGCTGCGCGGGCTCACCGAGCAGGAGCGCAAGATCCTCGACTTCATCGCCGACGGGCTGACCAACCGCCAGATCGCGGCGCAGATGTTCCTGGCGGAGAAGACGGTCAAGAACTACGTCTCGAGCCTGCTCGCCAAGCTGGGCCTGGAGCGGCGGACCCAGGCGGCGGTGCTGGCCACCAAGCTGCGCGAAGGCGGCCACTGA
- a CDS encoding bifunctional acetate--CoA ligase family protein/GNAT family N-acetyltransferase produces the protein MTIYADRPTLAGVDALLADGRIVRIRPADEADATALATMFGASSVDALRLRFFAVPGPAVITAEVARLTRPASAEHGVLVAAEAGRVVGVASYERGPTAAAAEFAVFVAEDERGRGIGTVLLEHLAAQAEANGVTELSGEVMPANFSMLRVARDMAAHARTDALAEVVDVGLPARAQAAAVSAADLRNRTAERLSLRPLLTPRSVAVVGASRTPGGVGHETLRALAEYGFNGILFAVNPHADSVAGIPSVPSLRRLPDLVDLAIIAVPAAAVPAALREAGESGVRAAIVLSAGFGEAGPAGQALQDEAVRIAREHSMRLLGPNCVGLLNTDRAVRLNATFAGAPPVPGALGVASQSGAVGISLLDHLARCGCGVSSFVSLGNKADISGNDLLAYWHDDPATKAVALYLESFGNPRRFARLVRDLGRRKPVLAVKSGRSAAGQRAGASHTAAAAAPEVAVDSLFAQAGVVRCDDLGELIDAARMLVDQPLPAGNRIAVVGNAGGVNVLAVDAADAAGLDVPAVSPRLAARLGGSAQNPLDLGAEATPQTLQAALTAFAESGEVDAIVVVVAATRANDVPGMLAAAGEVFDTHPDLPAAGVVIGRWDVSHVGACPERPAYDLPERAIRALGHAARYAAWRREPLGGPPILDRIDPVTAQAVVATAADGWQPADVTAELLRCYGITQIDHAVAVTADEAVAAANRLGYPVAVKSAVPELVHKTDVGAVRLDLTDAEAVRQAYHMIGTALDVARPQVLVQPMARGPVELAAGVVHDPLFGSLVMLGLGGVLTDLLGDRVYRLTPLSDRDGARMWRSLRGARLLTGYRGAPGVDTAAVEELVHRLGRIAQDLPQIAELDLNPVIAGPDGLVVVDAKLRLAAVGDEPDPYVFRLR, from the coding sequence ATGACGATTTACGCCGACCGCCCCACGCTGGCCGGGGTCGACGCGCTGCTGGCCGACGGGCGGATCGTGCGGATTCGCCCGGCGGACGAAGCTGACGCCACCGCCTTGGCGACGATGTTCGGGGCGAGTTCGGTCGACGCGCTGCGGTTGCGGTTCTTCGCGGTCCCGGGTCCGGCGGTCATCACGGCCGAGGTCGCGCGGCTCACCCGCCCCGCCTCGGCCGAACACGGGGTGCTCGTCGCGGCGGAAGCCGGTCGTGTCGTCGGCGTCGCGTCGTACGAGCGTGGCCCCACCGCGGCGGCGGCCGAGTTCGCCGTCTTCGTCGCCGAGGACGAGCGCGGCCGCGGGATCGGCACCGTCCTCCTCGAGCACCTCGCCGCCCAGGCCGAGGCCAACGGCGTCACCGAGTTGTCCGGCGAGGTGATGCCCGCGAACTTCTCGATGCTGCGCGTCGCCCGCGACATGGCCGCGCACGCGCGCACCGACGCGCTGGCCGAGGTCGTGGACGTCGGGCTGCCCGCCAGGGCACAGGCCGCCGCGGTCAGCGCGGCCGATCTGCGTAATCGCACCGCCGAACGGCTGTCGCTGCGCCCGCTGCTCACCCCACGCTCGGTCGCGGTCGTCGGCGCGAGCCGCACTCCGGGCGGCGTCGGCCACGAAACCCTCCGGGCGCTGGCCGAGTACGGCTTCAACGGCATCCTGTTCGCGGTGAACCCGCACGCGGACAGCGTCGCCGGGATCCCGTCCGTCCCCTCGCTGCGCAGACTTCCCGACCTGGTCGATCTCGCGATCATCGCGGTACCGGCCGCTGCGGTGCCGGCGGCACTGCGGGAGGCCGGCGAGTCAGGCGTACGCGCGGCGATCGTGCTGAGCGCCGGCTTCGGCGAGGCCGGACCGGCCGGGCAGGCACTGCAGGACGAAGCGGTACGCATCGCGCGCGAACACAGCATGCGGCTGCTCGGTCCGAACTGCGTCGGCCTGCTCAACACCGATCGCGCCGTACGCCTGAACGCGACGTTCGCGGGCGCGCCGCCGGTGCCGGGCGCGCTCGGTGTCGCGTCGCAGTCCGGGGCGGTCGGCATCAGCCTGCTCGACCATCTGGCCCGCTGCGGATGCGGGGTGTCGTCGTTCGTCTCCCTGGGGAACAAGGCCGACATCAGCGGCAACGACTTGCTGGCGTACTGGCATGACGATCCGGCGACGAAGGCGGTCGCGCTGTATCTGGAGTCGTTCGGCAACCCGCGCCGGTTCGCCCGTCTCGTCCGCGACCTGGGCCGGCGCAAGCCGGTGCTGGCGGTCAAGAGCGGCCGGTCGGCGGCCGGGCAACGCGCCGGCGCTTCGCACACCGCGGCGGCGGCCGCTCCGGAGGTGGCGGTGGACAGCTTGTTCGCCCAGGCCGGGGTGGTCCGGTGCGACGACCTCGGCGAGCTCATCGACGCCGCGCGGATGCTGGTCGACCAGCCGCTACCGGCCGGCAACCGGATCGCGGTGGTCGGCAACGCCGGCGGGGTCAACGTCCTGGCCGTGGACGCGGCCGACGCCGCCGGTCTAGACGTCCCGGCCGTGAGCCCGCGGTTGGCGGCCCGGCTGGGCGGTTCGGCGCAGAATCCGCTCGATCTGGGCGCGGAGGCGACGCCGCAGACGCTGCAAGCGGCGCTGACCGCGTTCGCCGAATCCGGTGAGGTCGACGCCATCGTCGTCGTGGTCGCCGCGACCCGCGCCAACGACGTGCCCGGGATGCTGGCCGCCGCCGGCGAGGTCTTCGACACGCATCCGGACCTGCCCGCCGCCGGAGTCGTCATCGGCCGGTGGGACGTCTCCCACGTGGGCGCCTGCCCCGAGCGGCCGGCGTACGACCTGCCGGAGCGCGCCATCCGCGCCCTCGGGCACGCCGCCCGGTACGCCGCCTGGCGCCGGGAGCCGCTCGGCGGGCCGCCCATTCTGGACCGGATCGACCCGGTGACCGCCCAAGCCGTCGTGGCGACGGCCGCCGACGGCTGGCAGCCGGCCGACGTGACCGCCGAACTGCTGCGCTGCTACGGCATCACGCAGATCGATCACGCGGTCGCGGTGACGGCGGATGAGGCCGTGGCGGCGGCGAACCGGTTGGGCTACCCGGTCGCGGTGAAATCAGCGGTCCCCGAACTGGTGCACAAGACCGACGTCGGGGCGGTGCGCCTCGACCTGACCGACGCCGAGGCAGTGCGTCAGGCGTACCACATGATCGGCACGGCGCTGGACGTCGCGCGACCGCAGGTGCTCGTGCAGCCGATGGCCCGCGGACCGGTGGAGCTGGCGGCGGGCGTCGTGCACGACCCGCTGTTCGGCTCGCTGGTGATGCTCGGCCTGGGCGGCGTGCTCACCGACCTCCTGGGCGACCGGGTCTACCGGCTGACGCCGCTGTCGGACCGGGACGGAGCACGGATGTGGCGGTCGTTGCGCGGCGCGCGGCTGCTCACCGGTTATCGCGGCGCCCCCGGCGTGGACACCGCGGCGGTCGAGGAGCTGGTCCACCGGCTGGGCCGAATCGCCCAAGACCTGCCGCAGATCGCGGAACTGGACCTGAATCCGGTCATCGCCGGACCGGACGGGCTCGTGGTGGTCGACGCGAAACTGCGCCTGGCGGCGGTGGGCGACGAACCGGATCCTTATGTGTTCCGGCTGCGCTGA